A DNA window from Turicibacter sp. TJ11 contains the following coding sequences:
- the alaS gene encoding alanine--tRNA ligase yields MKYMTGSEIRSMYLNFFKSKGHMIEPGAPLVPVNDPTLLWINSGVAALKKYFDGREIPKNPRITNAQKSIRTNDIENVGKTARHHTFFEMLGNFSIGDYFREEAVTWGWELLTSPEWFGFDKELLYVTIYPNDQETYDLWIKLGVKPDHIVKLEYNFWEIGEGPCGPNTEIFFDRGTKYDPENIGIRLLEEDIENDRYIEIWNIVFSQFNSKEGLDRSEYPLLPNKNIDTGMGLERMACVLQGVETNFDTDLFMPIIKKTEEISGVRYTEETGVAFKVIADHVRTVTFAVADGALLSNEGRGYVLRRLLRRAVRYGKNLGIDRAFMYELVPVVADIMKDYYPYVCDKVELVQKVIKSEEDRFRQTLTDGEKILTELMAKSETKTINGKDAFMLYDTYGFPYELTLEYAEESGFTVDKEGFDAEMEAQRERARNAREDVASMQSQNEALMNFKDASTFVGYNELTATGKAIFLLKDGEMVESLTGEGQVILDVTPFYAESGGQVADTGSMTTPHATIEVLDVIKAPNGQHLHTVNVHGTLSLNDEVTSSVTVNSRLALTKNHTATHLLHQALKDVIGEHANQAGSLVSAERLRFDFTNMQGLTHEELQRIETIVNEKIWASLAVETFEKTIDEAKEMGAMALFSEKYGDTVRVVKAGEYSIELCGGCHVSNTSEIGLFKIVSESGIGAGTRRIEAVTGQAAYEYMNTFINRFAAVAETLKTKPALLEERVEGVLDELKEAHRENESLKSKLSHLKMKEIVNNTHEVNGFTVLTANLVDVDMNHLRQMVDEFKQQLTSAVIVLASAVDGKVAISCGVTSDYVKQGVHAGKIVKEVASICGGGGGGRPDMAQAGAKDASKINEALQNVDEWLKNNL; encoded by the coding sequence ATGAAATACATGACAGGTTCAGAAATTCGATCAATGTATTTAAACTTCTTTAAATCAAAAGGGCATATGATCGAACCAGGTGCACCATTAGTTCCTGTAAATGATCCAACGTTATTATGGATTAATAGTGGAGTTGCGGCCTTAAAAAAATATTTCGATGGACGTGAAATTCCGAAAAACCCACGTATTACAAATGCTCAAAAATCGATTCGTACGAATGACATTGAAAATGTAGGGAAAACAGCCCGCCACCATACATTCTTTGAAATGTTAGGAAACTTCTCAATTGGAGATTACTTCCGTGAAGAAGCGGTTACTTGGGGATGGGAATTATTAACTTCACCTGAGTGGTTTGGATTTGATAAAGAGTTATTATATGTAACCATTTATCCAAATGACCAAGAAACATATGATTTATGGATTAAATTAGGTGTTAAACCAGATCATATCGTTAAACTGGAATATAACTTCTGGGAAATTGGAGAAGGACCATGTGGACCTAACACAGAAATCTTCTTTGACCGTGGAACAAAATACGATCCTGAAAACATTGGAATCCGCTTATTAGAAGAAGATATTGAAAATGATCGCTACATTGAAATTTGGAATATCGTTTTCTCTCAATTTAATTCAAAAGAAGGATTAGATCGCAGTGAATATCCATTACTTCCAAATAAAAATATAGATACTGGAATGGGTCTTGAGCGTATGGCTTGTGTGTTACAAGGAGTAGAAACAAACTTCGATACAGACTTATTTATGCCAATCATTAAAAAGACAGAAGAAATTTCAGGTGTTCGCTATACAGAGGAAACAGGTGTTGCCTTTAAAGTGATTGCAGACCACGTTCGTACAGTAACATTTGCAGTAGCAGATGGGGCTTTATTATCAAACGAAGGTCGTGGATACGTGTTACGTCGTTTACTACGTCGTGCGGTTCGCTATGGTAAAAACTTAGGAATTGATCGTGCGTTTATGTATGAATTAGTTCCAGTCGTTGCAGATATCATGAAAGATTACTATCCATATGTTTGCGATAAAGTTGAATTAGTTCAAAAAGTCATTAAGTCAGAAGAAGATCGTTTCCGTCAAACATTAACGGATGGAGAAAAAATCTTAACAGAATTAATGGCTAAGAGTGAAACAAAAACAATCAACGGAAAAGATGCGTTCATGTTATACGATACTTATGGATTCCCATATGAGTTAACATTAGAATATGCTGAAGAATCTGGATTTACAGTGGATAAAGAAGGATTCGATGCTGAAATGGAAGCACAACGTGAACGTGCGCGTAATGCACGTGAAGACGTGGCTAGTATGCAATCACAAAACGAAGCTTTAATGAACTTTAAAGACGCATCAACGTTTGTTGGATACAATGAGTTAACAGCAACTGGAAAAGCCATTTTCTTATTAAAAGATGGAGAAATGGTTGAGTCATTAACAGGTGAAGGTCAAGTTATTTTAGATGTCACACCATTTTATGCAGAAAGTGGAGGACAAGTAGCTGATACAGGATCAATGACAACTCCTCATGCAACGATTGAAGTATTAGATGTCATTAAAGCACCTAATGGACAACATTTACATACGGTAAACGTTCATGGAACATTATCGTTAAATGATGAAGTTACATCATCAGTGACAGTCAATAGTCGTTTAGCGTTAACGAAAAATCATACGGCTACGCATTTATTACACCAAGCGTTAAAAGATGTGATTGGTGAGCATGCAAACCAAGCAGGATCATTAGTTTCAGCTGAACGTTTACGTTTTGACTTTACAAATATGCAAGGATTAACGCACGAAGAGTTACAACGTATCGAAACAATCGTGAATGAAAAAATTTGGGCATCACTTGCAGTTGAAACGTTTGAAAAAACAATTGACGAAGCTAAAGAAATGGGAGCCATGGCTTTATTTAGCGAAAAGTATGGAGATACGGTTCGCGTCGTTAAGGCAGGTGAGTATAGCATCGAGTTATGTGGAGGATGCCACGTTTCAAATACATCTGAAATTGGATTATTCAAAATCGTGTCTGAATCAGGAATTGGAGCTGGAACACGCCGTATCGAGGCTGTAACAGGACAAGCCGCTTATGAATACATGAATACGTTTATTAATCGTTTCGCGGCTGTAGCTGAGACATTAAAAACAAAGCCAGCTTTACTAGAAGAGCGTGTGGAAGGTGTCTTAGACGAGTTAAAAGAAGCACATCGTGAAAATGAATCATTAAAATCTAAATTATCGCATTTAAAAATGAAGGAAATTGTCAATAATACACATGAAGTGAATGGGTTCACTGTATTAACGGCAAACTTAGTAGATGTGGATATGAATCATTTACGTCAAATGGTAGATGAATTCAAACAACAATTAACATCTGCAGTGATTGTTTTAGCAAGTGCAGTTGATGGCAAAGTCGCAATCTCTTGTGGTGTGACAAGTGATTATGTGAAACAAGGTGTTCATGCCGGTAAGATTGTTAAAGAAGTAGCAAGCATTTGTGGCGGAGGCGGAGGCGGACGTCCAGATATGGCGCAAGCCGGAGCTAAAGATGCAAGCAAAATCAATGAAGCTCTTCAAAACGTTGATGAATGGTTAAAAAATAATTTATAG
- a CDS encoding ATP-dependent RecD-like DNA helicase: MGEASYIQGIFLDHIFFNEDNGFSIGTVLVTEHQCNEEQFKKAYKTVDEKVVDQLGLDSSETHYKMTVSGYFPKLVPQKNYRFTGQLIEHPKYGWQFQANAYDSVSVRGKSSLVHYLSSDIFEGIGQKTAERIVETLGENAVDVILRNRQSLDEVPKLSKKLADKLYATLVDQQGTEQVLAPLYGYDLSPRLVMKIFKKYQYQALEMIQENPYRLIDDIEGIGFIKADELAKRLGVSNDDPRRIRAALLYVIDQIAIQKGHTYVYHKQLLQSALQYLNQKSNQLLDYSQIEGQIEELIKKKKIYIEGDFLFIPLLVNSEKGIAQSILRLQEEVSKSETDIQDSLNHLKEELAINYSPEQEEAIKMALTQPVSIITGGPGTGKTTVVQGILKAYAHLHNVTLDPNKYATSEKPFPIALAAPTGRAAKRMTETTGLKASTIHRLLGYGVDGVFQHDEFSQLEYDLIIIDESSMLDTLLAYQLFQSIKTGAQVILVGDDNQLPSVGPGQVLKDLIESHAIPLTRLLTVHRQAQDSSIISLAHAVKNHQLPPDLREKKPDRLYVESSHQKIPAYLKQIVSNAISKGYTANDVQVLVPMYRGDCGIDSLNLMLQEIFNPPDEENKREMVFGQRVFRIGDKVLQLANQPETGVMNGDVGEVIGISYKNENEDKEEKLIACFDTKEVTYKKGDLQNLTHAYCVSVHKSQGSEYPIVILPMTHAYHVMLQKKLIYTAITRAKKSLIIIGEYSAFDKGVKNEGEERQTTLRLRFDLQKEQTLKENPFADYFKEHDIPFDYLDEEQLEGITPYDFMD, from the coding sequence ATGGGAGAAGCCAGTTATATTCAAGGGATATTTTTAGATCATATATTTTTTAATGAGGACAACGGCTTCTCTATTGGAACAGTCTTAGTGACCGAACATCAATGCAACGAAGAACAGTTTAAAAAAGCCTATAAAACGGTGGATGAAAAAGTCGTTGATCAGTTAGGATTAGATTCAAGTGAGACGCATTATAAAATGACCGTTTCTGGATATTTTCCGAAGTTAGTTCCTCAAAAAAATTATCGTTTTACCGGTCAGCTCATTGAGCATCCGAAGTATGGGTGGCAATTTCAAGCGAACGCTTATGATAGTGTGAGTGTTCGTGGAAAGTCTTCGCTCGTCCATTATTTAAGCAGTGATATTTTTGAAGGCATTGGACAAAAAACAGCGGAACGAATTGTTGAGACATTAGGTGAAAATGCAGTTGATGTCATTTTGCGAAATCGACAATCGTTAGACGAAGTGCCGAAGTTATCAAAAAAGCTCGCGGATAAATTGTATGCCACGCTGGTTGATCAGCAAGGAACGGAGCAAGTGTTAGCTCCTCTTTATGGATACGATTTAAGTCCGCGCCTTGTCATGAAAATTTTCAAAAAATATCAATATCAAGCCCTTGAAATGATTCAAGAAAATCCGTATCGACTCATTGATGATATTGAAGGCATTGGTTTTATTAAAGCAGATGAACTGGCTAAACGATTAGGTGTTTCAAATGATGATCCTCGTCGAATTCGTGCGGCTTTGCTTTATGTTATTGACCAAATTGCCATTCAAAAAGGACACACCTATGTTTATCATAAGCAACTCTTACAAAGTGCCTTACAGTACTTAAATCAAAAATCAAATCAACTTTTAGATTATTCTCAAATTGAAGGACAGATTGAAGAATTAATCAAAAAGAAAAAGATTTATATAGAGGGAGACTTTTTGTTTATCCCGCTTCTTGTTAATAGTGAAAAAGGAATTGCACAGTCCATTCTTAGACTTCAAGAAGAAGTATCTAAAAGTGAGACAGACATTCAAGATTCACTCAATCATCTAAAAGAAGAACTTGCGATTAACTACTCACCCGAACAAGAAGAGGCGATTAAAATGGCCTTGACCCAACCGGTAAGTATTATTACAGGTGGACCAGGAACGGGGAAAACAACGGTTGTTCAAGGGATTTTAAAAGCTTATGCGCATCTTCATAACGTCACACTAGACCCTAACAAATACGCCACGTCAGAAAAACCATTTCCAATTGCATTAGCGGCTCCGACGGGTCGAGCGGCTAAACGAATGACTGAAACGACAGGTCTTAAAGCATCAACCATCCATCGATTGCTTGGATATGGTGTGGATGGTGTGTTTCAACATGATGAGTTTTCTCAGTTAGAGTATGATTTGATTATCATTGATGAAAGTTCAATGCTTGATACGTTACTTGCGTATCAGTTGTTTCAAAGTATTAAAACAGGGGCTCAAGTCATTTTAGTTGGTGATGATAATCAGCTTCCATCGGTGGGTCCCGGGCAAGTGCTAAAAGATTTAATTGAAAGTCACGCCATCCCACTCACTCGATTGTTAACCGTTCATCGTCAAGCGCAAGATTCATCGATTATTTCTTTAGCTCATGCCGTTAAAAATCATCAGTTACCACCGGATCTGCGAGAGAAAAAGCCCGATCGTTTATATGTCGAGTCTTCACATCAAAAAATTCCGGCGTATTTAAAACAAATTGTAAGCAACGCTATTTCAAAAGGATATACCGCGAATGATGTGCAAGTTCTTGTACCAATGTATCGTGGTGATTGTGGAATTGATAGCTTAAACTTAATGCTTCAAGAGATTTTTAATCCGCCTGATGAGGAAAATAAGCGTGAAATGGTCTTTGGCCAACGTGTCTTTCGGATTGGAGATAAAGTGTTACAGCTGGCTAATCAACCTGAAACAGGTGTCATGAACGGTGATGTAGGAGAAGTCATTGGGATTTCTTATAAGAATGAAAATGAGGATAAGGAAGAAAAACTGATTGCTTGTTTTGACACGAAAGAAGTCACGTATAAAAAAGGTGACCTTCAAAATTTGACCCATGCTTATTGTGTATCGGTTCATAAATCACAAGGGTCTGAATATCCAATTGTTATTTTACCAATGACCCATGCTTATCATGTCATGCTTCAAAAAAAATTAATTTATACGGCGATTACACGCGCTAAAAAATCACTCATTATTATTGGCGAGTATTCGGCGTTTGATAAAGGCGTGAAAAATGAAGGAGAAGAACGTCAAACAACGTTAAGGCTTCGTTTTGATCTTCAAAAAGAACAAACGTTAAAAGAAAATCCATTTGCCGATTACTTTAAAGAACATGACATTCCTTTTGATTACTTAGATGAAGAGCAATTAGAAGGCATCACACCGTATGATTTTATGGATTAA
- the mnmA gene encoding tRNA 2-thiouridine(34) synthase MnmA: MNLNKGKKVIVGMSGGVDSSVAAYLLKEQGYEVEGVFMRNWDSAANSDILGNPTVNDDVCPQEVDYMDAKAVADQLGIPLHRVDFVQEYWDRVFMYFLDEYKAGRTPNPDIMCNKEVKFKAFLDYAMNLGCDYIAMGHYARVEHGEEVKMLRGVDNNKDQTYFLSQLTQAQLSKTLFPVGELQKSEVREIAQKMDLATAKKKDSTGVCFIGERNFTQFLQNYLPAQPGKMQTLDGEVMGEHIGLMYYTIGQRKGLGIGGQGDAWFVIGKNLKENILYVGQGFDHDYVYADEAHVSNVNWIPTDKFTGTMTCTAKFRYRQPDVNVELEWMDDETLNVRMLEPVRAVTPGQAAVFYLGDVCLGGGRIEAAFKDGERRMY, from the coding sequence ATGAATTTAAATAAAGGAAAAAAAGTGATTGTTGGGATGTCAGGTGGTGTCGATTCATCGGTTGCTGCTTATTTATTAAAAGAACAAGGCTATGAAGTCGAAGGGGTGTTCATGAGAAACTGGGATAGTGCGGCTAACTCAGATATTTTAGGAAATCCAACGGTCAATGACGATGTTTGCCCTCAAGAAGTGGATTATATGGATGCAAAAGCGGTAGCGGATCAGTTAGGAATCCCACTTCACCGAGTGGACTTTGTACAAGAATATTGGGATCGCGTGTTTATGTATTTCTTAGATGAATACAAAGCAGGACGTACGCCAAACCCGGATATTATGTGTAATAAAGAAGTTAAGTTCAAAGCCTTTTTAGATTATGCGATGAATTTAGGTTGTGATTATATTGCGATGGGGCACTATGCACGCGTTGAACACGGTGAAGAAGTAAAAATGTTACGTGGTGTGGATAACAATAAAGATCAAACGTATTTCTTAAGTCAATTAACTCAAGCTCAATTAAGTAAAACGTTATTCCCAGTCGGTGAATTACAAAAATCAGAAGTTCGTGAGATTGCACAGAAAATGGACTTAGCCACAGCGAAAAAGAAAGATTCAACAGGTGTATGTTTCATTGGGGAACGTAACTTCACGCAATTTTTACAAAACTACTTACCCGCTCAACCCGGGAAAATGCAAACGTTAGATGGCGAAGTAATGGGTGAGCATATCGGATTAATGTATTATACGATTGGTCAACGAAAAGGATTAGGAATTGGTGGTCAAGGAGACGCTTGGTTTGTGATCGGAAAAAATCTAAAAGAAAACATTTTATATGTTGGACAAGGATTTGATCATGACTATGTGTATGCCGATGAAGCGCACGTTTCAAATGTGAACTGGATTCCAACCGATAAATTTACAGGAACCATGACATGTACCGCGAAATTCCGTTATCGTCAACCAGATGTTAACGTCGAGTTAGAATGGATGGATGATGAGACGTTAAACGTTCGCATGTTAGAACCTGTTCGTGCGGTGACACCAGGACAAGCGGCTGTCTTTTATTTAGGTGATGTTTGTTTAGGTGGAGGTCGTATTGAAGCAGCCTTCAAAGATGGAGAGCGTCGAATGTATTAA
- a CDS encoding ABC transporter permease: MWDFLVSMMPYALAFTAPMLVTALGGLFSERSGVVNIGLEGLMIVGSFTTAFFINQFYAGQDSIIWIGILLGGLAGCAFSLLHAYASINLKADQVISGTALNLLAPALTIFLARTLTGSQNISIIKGVSRFDAPVLSDIPVIGPLFFSKMYLTTFIVLGLVVLTWYIIFKTSFGLRLRACGEHPQAADSMGINVYKMRYFGVLASGFLAGLGGAIIIVTTSNEFNGSVAGLGFLALAALIFGKWNPWSVLFASFFFGFMKTLGQLALINDTLKSFEIPMEFYNALPYIMTIIALMIFSRNIVGPKAAGEPYDKGKR; this comes from the coding sequence ATGTGGGATTTTTTAGTTTCAATGATGCCATATGCCTTAGCCTTCACAGCTCCAATGTTAGTGACGGCATTAGGTGGATTATTTAGTGAACGCAGTGGAGTTGTCAACATTGGTTTAGAAGGATTAATGATTGTCGGAAGCTTCACGACAGCGTTCTTTATTAATCAATTTTATGCAGGACAAGATTCAATTATTTGGATTGGAATTTTACTAGGTGGTCTTGCGGGATGTGCTTTCTCATTACTACATGCATATGCAAGTATTAATTTAAAAGCGGATCAAGTTATTTCAGGAACAGCGTTAAACTTATTAGCACCTGCTTTAACCATTTTCTTAGCACGTACGTTAACAGGATCACAAAACATTAGTATCATTAAAGGTGTGTCTCGATTTGATGCTCCTGTTTTATCAGACATTCCAGTGATCGGTCCACTATTTTTTAGTAAGATGTATTTAACGACGTTTATTGTGTTAGGATTAGTCGTTTTAACATGGTATATTATTTTTAAAACATCATTTGGATTACGTTTACGCGCGTGTGGAGAACATCCTCAAGCAGCGGATTCAATGGGAATTAATGTTTATAAAATGCGTTATTTTGGTGTGTTAGCTTCAGGATTTTTAGCGGGTCTTGGAGGAGCGATTATCATTGTTACGACATCGAATGAATTTAATGGTTCAGTAGCGGGACTTGGATTCTTAGCTTTAGCGGCATTAATTTTTGGAAAATGGAATCCTTGGTCAGTGTTATTTGCTTCATTTTTCTTTGGATTTATGAAAACATTAGGACAATTAGCATTAATCAACGATACATTAAAATCGTTTGAAATTCCGATGGAGTTTTATAATGCCTTACCATACATCATGACAATTATTGCCTTAATGATTTTCAGTCGTAATATTGTCGGTCCAAAAGCGGCTGGAGAACCTTACGATAAAGGAAAACGTTAA
- a CDS encoding ABC transporter permease, with protein sequence MKKINFNLSDDAVQKKLSPFASVILGFMVGFVVLFLLGYNPIEGFSYLFQGGFKGILSGNFKQFGNGLLQMTPLILTGLSVAFAFRTGLFNIGVPGQMLVGGFAAVYLGVTLDLPRIAHLVVVVIGAMIAGGVWAVVPGLLKAKFKIHEVVTSIMMNYIALWGVQYAVKVLIPGKYSTESATILETASLKTEWMTSFFSGSAVNLGLILAILACFAIWFVLEKTTFGYELKAVGYNQDAAHYAGMKVTRNIILSMIIAGVLAGLAGATFYVGYTNHIKVGVLPTQGYDGIAVALLGLNTPIGVFLSAALFGFMKVGGAFMQAMSNIPSELIDIIISTIIYFSAISLLIQSFFKKVASKKKDGGVK encoded by the coding sequence ATGAAAAAAATTAATTTTAATTTATCAGATGATGCTGTTCAAAAGAAGTTATCGCCTTTTGCATCAGTTATTTTAGGATTTATGGTTGGGTTTGTTGTTTTATTTTTATTAGGATATAACCCAATTGAAGGATTTAGCTACTTATTCCAAGGTGGATTTAAAGGAATTTTATCAGGTAACTTTAAACAGTTTGGAAATGGTTTATTACAAATGACACCACTGATTTTAACAGGTCTGTCTGTTGCCTTTGCATTTAGAACAGGACTTTTTAACATCGGTGTTCCGGGACAAATGTTAGTGGGTGGATTTGCCGCTGTTTATTTAGGGGTTACGTTAGATTTACCACGTATCGCTCATTTAGTTGTTGTTGTGATCGGAGCCATGATTGCTGGTGGAGTTTGGGCCGTTGTACCAGGGCTTTTAAAAGCGAAATTTAAAATTCATGAAGTTGTAACATCAATTATGATGAATTATATTGCGCTTTGGGGTGTACAATATGCTGTTAAAGTGTTAATCCCAGGAAAATATTCAACAGAATCGGCAACAATTTTAGAAACTGCTTCTTTAAAAACAGAATGGATGACGTCATTCTTTAGTGGATCAGCGGTTAACTTAGGATTAATTTTAGCGATTTTAGCTTGTTTTGCCATCTGGTTCGTTTTAGAAAAAACGACGTTTGGTTATGAGTTGAAAGCGGTTGGATATAATCAAGATGCTGCTCACTATGCCGGAATGAAGGTGACTCGAAATATTATCCTTTCAATGATTATTGCTGGGGTATTAGCAGGGCTAGCCGGAGCAACATTTTATGTAGGATACACAAATCACATTAAAGTTGGCGTGTTGCCAACGCAAGGTTATGATGGAATTGCCGTGGCGTTACTTGGGTTAAACACACCAATTGGTGTTTTCTTATCAGCTGCTTTATTTGGATTTATGAAAGTTGGTGGGGCATTTATGCAAGCCATGAGTAATATTCCAAGTGAGTTAATTGATATCATTATTTCAACGATTATCTATTTCTCAGCGATTTCTTTATTAATCCAAAGCTTCTTTAAAAAAGTAGCTTCTAAGAAAAAAGATGGAGGTGTGAAATAA
- a CDS encoding ABC transporter ATP-binding protein — MEYVIEMLNITKEFPGIKANDDITLQVEPGEIHALLGENGAGKSTLMSVLFGLYQPDGGCIKVRGKEVKITDPNVATDLKIGMVHQHFKLVHNFTVTENIILGNEPKLFGGRINIKQAAKRVAELSERYNLHVDPYAKIEDISVGMQQRVEILKMLYRDADILIFDEPTAVLTPQEIEHLMKIMKQLTAEGKSIIIITHKLKEIKAVAKHCTIIRKGKGIGTVVVDEVTEQDLADLMVGRKVTFKLDKEEAKTGAPVLEVENLCVKNNRGVDALKQLSLTVREGEILGVAGIEGNGQTELIEAITGLKPADSGTVKLAGVDISKMSVRKRTEEGIGHIPEDRHKHGLVLEYSLEDNFILQTYYQKPFSQHGILNRKAIREQSETLIERFDVRSGQGSITTTRSMSGGNQQKAIIAREVVRSPKLLIAAQPTRGLDVGAIEYVHRELIAERDKGRGVLLISLELDEILNVSDRIAVIYEGEIVGIVETAKTNEQEIGLLMAGAGRERGEQ, encoded by the coding sequence ATGGAATATGTTATTGAGATGCTCAATATTACAAAAGAATTTCCAGGGATTAAAGCTAACGATGATATTACCTTACAAGTTGAACCAGGAGAAATTCATGCCCTTTTAGGAGAAAACGGTGCTGGAAAGTCGACGCTAATGAGTGTCTTATTCGGACTTTATCAACCAGATGGAGGATGCATTAAAGTACGAGGAAAAGAAGTGAAAATAACGGATCCCAACGTCGCAACAGATTTAAAAATTGGGATGGTTCATCAGCACTTTAAGCTAGTTCATAACTTTACAGTAACGGAAAATATTATTTTAGGAAATGAACCTAAACTATTTGGTGGACGTATTAATATTAAGCAAGCAGCTAAGCGTGTCGCTGAATTATCAGAACGTTATAATTTACACGTTGATCCATATGCGAAAATTGAAGATATTTCAGTTGGGATGCAACAACGTGTCGAAATTTTAAAGATGTTATATCGTGATGCTGATATCTTAATTTTCGATGAGCCAACAGCCGTATTAACACCACAAGAAATTGAACATTTAATGAAAATTATGAAGCAATTAACGGCTGAAGGAAAATCAATCATTATTATTACTCATAAATTAAAAGAAATTAAAGCGGTGGCTAAACACTGTACGATCATTCGCAAAGGAAAAGGAATCGGAACGGTTGTCGTTGACGAGGTAACGGAGCAGGATTTAGCGGATTTAATGGTTGGACGTAAAGTTACGTTTAAATTAGACAAAGAAGAAGCTAAAACGGGGGCACCAGTTTTAGAAGTTGAAAATTTATGTGTTAAAAATAATCGTGGGGTTGACGCCTTAAAACAACTCTCATTAACTGTACGTGAAGGTGAAATTTTAGGGGTTGCTGGAATTGAAGGAAATGGACAAACAGAATTAATTGAAGCCATTACCGGATTAAAACCAGCAGATAGTGGAACGGTTAAGCTTGCGGGTGTTGATATTAGCAAAATGTCAGTTCGTAAACGAACAGAAGAAGGAATTGGCCATATTCCTGAAGACCGTCATAAGCACGGATTAGTTTTAGAGTATTCATTAGAAGACAATTTTATTTTACAAACGTATTATCAAAAACCATTTAGCCAACACGGTATTTTAAATCGTAAAGCCATTCGTGAACAATCAGAAACGTTAATTGAACGTTTTGATGTTCGTAGTGGTCAAGGAAGTATCACAACGACGCGCAGCATGTCTGGAGGTAATCAACAAAAGGCTATTATTGCTCGTGAAGTGGTACGCTCACCTAAATTATTAATTGCTGCTCAACCAACGCGTGGATTAGACGTTGGAGCCATTGAGTATGTTCATCGTGAATTAATTGCTGAACGTGATAAAGGTCGCGGTGTATTATTAATTTCATTAGAATTAGATGAAATCTTAAATGTCTCGGATCGTATCGCCGTTATTTATGAAGGAGAAATTGTTGGAATTGTCGAAACAGCTAAGACAAATGAACAAGAGATCGGATTATTAATGGCAGGTGCCGGACGTGAAAGAGGTGAGCAGTAA
- a CDS encoding BMP family protein: protein MKKKLSMLTVAVAATFGLVACGTSENNDSTKVKVGMMTDSGTIDDKSFNQGTWNGIKRYESEKGTIVSQYIQPTGESTQDYLEAANNLIAAGNEMIVAPGFKFEEAIGQLQSENPDLKFVIIDGQPIVGYEGTGDNKIAIYEEAENTVSIYFAEQEAGFLAGVAAALETKTGKVGFIGGVILPAVQKFGYGFVMGVAYANEKLGTTVEVADYLYNGTFNDVAGGQAQAGGMYDKGIDVIFVAAGGVGNGVISEAKQRAEAGEEVYVIGVDVDQYDEGIISDGSSVILTSAIKRIDNAAYDKIDELVNGEFVGGQVITMDSKNDGVGLPEENPNLSEDTQKEVDNVFALIKEGTLVIPTELADVEKMLEELNFDASHLNLEGK, encoded by the coding sequence ATGAAAAAGAAACTTTCGATGTTAACGGTTGCTGTTGCAGCAACATTCGGATTAGTTGCTTGTGGAACAAGTGAGAATAATGATTCAACAAAAGTTAAAGTTGGGATGATGACAGACTCTGGAACAATCGACGATAAGTCATTTAACCAAGGGACTTGGAACGGGATTAAACGTTATGAATCAGAAAAGGGAACAATTGTTTCTCAATATATTCAACCAACAGGTGAATCAACACAAGATTATTTAGAAGCGGCGAACAATTTAATTGCAGCAGGAAATGAAATGATCGTTGCTCCAGGATTCAAGTTTGAGGAAGCGATTGGTCAATTACAATCTGAAAATCCAGATTTAAAATTCGTTATTATTGATGGTCAACCAATTGTTGGTTATGAGGGAACTGGAGATAATAAAATTGCTATTTACGAAGAAGCTGAGAATACAGTATCTATTTACTTTGCTGAGCAAGAAGCAGGATTTTTAGCGGGAGTTGCGGCAGCACTTGAAACAAAAACAGGAAAAGTTGGATTTATTGGTGGGGTGATTCTTCCGGCCGTACAAAAATTTGGATATGGTTTCGTTATGGGAGTTGCCTATGCAAATGAAAAATTAGGAACAACAGTTGAAGTTGCTGATTACTTATACAACGGAACATTCAACGATGTAGCAGGTGGACAAGCACAAGCTGGTGGAATGTACGATAAAGGAATCGACGTTATTTTCGTTGCTGCAGGTGGAGTAGGAAATGGTGTTATTTCTGAAGCTAAACAACGCGCTGAAGCAGGTGAAGAGGTTTACGTAATCGGAGTTGACGTCGATCAATACGATGAGGGAATTATTTCTGATGGAAGCTCAGTTATTTTAACATCAGCAATTAAACGTATTGATAATGCAGCTTACGATAAAATTGATGAGTTAGTAAATGGTGAGTTTGTTGGTGGACAAGTTATTACAATGGATTCAAAAAATGACGGAGTTGGATTACCAGAAGAAAACCCTAACCTTTCTGAAGATACACAAAAAGAAGTAGATAACGTTTTTGCATTAATTAAAGAAGGAACGCTTGTCATTCCAACGGAATTAGCAGATGTTGAAAAAATGTTAGAAGAGTTAAACTTTGACGCAAGTCATTTAAATTTAGAAGGAAAATAA